The sequence GATTTTTGGTGAGAATGCCGAGAAAGCGGATTTGGAGACTGCACGTGTCGCAGTCATACGAGAACTCCGCGAAGAAAAATACGACGCTATCATCGAAAAAAATGCTGAGAATTCACAGGTGTCTGGGAATATGGAGTCTATGAGCCAGTTCACCTTGAAGAATATATAAATTTCATGTAAGGAAGGAGTAATATTATTATGAAAAAGAAATGGATAAGTGCAGCACTTTCGCTCACACTTGCCAGCACAACTATCACAACGATGATGCCTGCCTACACAGTGCATGCAGAAAAAGAGACAACTCAAGGAACTACTTATTATGTAAGTTCTTCCAAAGGAGACGACAGCAACGACGGAACTTCTGAATCAAAACCGTTCAAAACGTTAGAGAAGATCAACAAGCTTACATTAAAGCCAGGTGATCAGGTTCTCTTGGAAAAAGGTTCTGTTTTTAACGATCAGTATCTTCACCTAAAAGGAAGCGGAAGTGCAGAAGCACCTATTAAAGTTTCTACATACGGAGAAGGTAACCGCCCACAGATTCTCACAAATGGTCAAGGATTATGGGAGTTAAATTACGGAAAGCACCTTGATAACACAAACCACAAATGGCACGGTACGGTGTCCTCTTCTATCTTATTAAAAGATGTTGAGTACATTGAGATCGAAGGTCTTGAAATCACAAATGATCGTGGAACAAAAAATGATCCTGAAGGTGATAAAGCCTATAATGATGCGGACTGTATGGACAGAACCGGTGTTGCCGGAGTCGCAAAAGACAAAGGAACATTAGACCATATCGTATTAGATGATTTATATATTCACGATGTTGACGGAAACGTATACAACAAACACATGACAAACGGTGGTATCTACTTTATCGTGGAAAAGCCTACCGATGAAAACAAAACAGGTATCGCAAAATACGATGATGTACAGATTAAAAATTGTCAGTTAGACACTGTCAACCGCTGGGGAATCGCTGTTGGTTATACATACAACTGGGATAAATTCCAGACAGCAGAACTCAGTGATGAAGTGATGGAAAAATACGGCGCTACTAACGTCGTTATTGAAAACAACTATTTAAATAATGTAGGTGGTGACGCAATCACAACTATGTATGCTGATGAGCCGTTGATTCAATACAATGTATCTGAAAATAGCTCCAAACAGATCAACAAAACGGATTACTCCAAACCACAGCCGGTTTTAGATAAAGTAACCGGAGAACCTACCGGACAATATCAGGGTGTTGGAGCAGGACGCGTTGCTGCCGGTATCTGGCCTTGGAAATGTAAAAATGCTGTATTCCAATACAACGAATGTTTCCGTACATTAAACGCTTCAAACGGTAACGGAGACGGACAACCTTGGGATGCTGACTACGGCGACGGCACAAATTATCAGTACAACTACAGCCACGGAAACACCGCAAGTACAATCATGTTCTGTGGTTATCAGTCAGTAAACAACACATTCCGCTACAATATTAGCCAGAATGAAGATATGGGACCTTTAGATCCTGCCGGAAATGCCGGAAATACTCAGGTTTACAACAACACATTCTATATCAAAGAAGGATTAAACAATATTTGGCATACTTCACATGGCAATGCCGGACCGATTAATCTTGAGAACAATATCTTCTACTTTGCAGGTGAGACTCCGGCAACTGTAGAAAACTGGAATCCAAACGGAAACAAGACATACAGCAACAACTTATTCTATAATGTAAGCACTTATCCAGAGGATGCCAACGCAGTAAAAGTAGATGCCGGAACAAAGGTTACAGAAAATGCCGGTTCAGGTCCAAGCACAGTCGCAGATGATAAACAGGCCAGACGCCACGAAGATCCATCTGCTGAGACAGTATTTGACGGTTACAAATTAGTTCAAAACTCACCGGCAATCAATGCAGGTAAGATTATTGTAGATAACAACGGCTACAAAGTAGAAAAAGACTTCTTCGGCAACAAAGTATCCGGTATTCCTGATATTGGTGCTCACGAGACCGGAACAGTTAGCTTGACAATATCATCTGACAGATTTGCAATTGATCAGGCTAAGAAAGAAATCACGATCGACACAGTCGATAAAGTGACTGCAAAAGATTTATTAGACAGCTTAATGACAGAAGACGGTGTTACTGTTGAACTGAAACGTGGTTCTTCCACATTGACAGGCGGTGTAAGACTTGCAAAAGGTGATACACTTACAGTATCTTGCAACGGCGAATCTGTAACATACACAGTAGTTACTGTGACAAGTGAAGTTACAAATGAAATTCCGGTAGCAGACATGACAGCAACTGCTGGTTCTGAAGAAACTGCTCAGGATAACAATGGTGTAAAAAATGTTCTGGACAATAATCTTGGAACAATTTGGCATACATCTTGGAATGGTTCAAATCCTGAAGATCGTTATGTCACAATCGAACTTGCTAATGACTATGAAGTAAGCGGATATGTGTACACACCACGTCAGGATGGAAGTGGCGACGGCGCTTCAAATGGTACAATTACAAAATATACCATCTACACAAGCAACGATAATGAGACATGGGAAGAAGCTGCTTCTGGTTCATGGGCTCAAGACAAAAAGGTAAAAACCGTTACATTTAAGGAACCTGTAAAAGCAAAATACATCAAACTTCTTGCTGTAGAATCTGTAAGAGACTTCGCTACAGCTGCTGAAATTCGTTTAACCGGTACAAGAGTGTACAACGATACAACTGCTCCTGTCGCTCCAACTGCGACAGCAACAGATGTGACAGATACAACTGCTAAAATCTCTTGGGTACCTGCTGAAGCTGATAAAGATATCGTAGAATATCAGTTGATGAATGGCGACAAAGAAATTGCAACATTTGATGCAACAGAGACTTCTTTCACAGTCGCTGATTTAAAAGCTGCAACAGAATATACACTTTCTGTATATGCACTAGATGAAGCCGGCAACAAATCAGATGCCGGAAACGTAACATTCACAACAAAAGCAACAGAAGAACACACACATACATGGGGTGAGTGGACGGTAACAAAAAAACCTACTTGTACAACACCTGGTGAAGAAAGCAGAACCTGCGAATGCGGCGAGACAGAGACAAGAGAAATCAAAGCTACCGGACATACTTGGGGCGATTGGGAAACAACAAAAGAACCAACAACAGATGCAGAAGGTTTGAAAGAAAGAGTTTGTAAATCATGTGATGCTCACGAAACACAGACAATTGCAAAACTTACTTCAAAACCGGTAACACCAACAACACCTGACAAAGACAAAGACAAAGATAAAGATAAAGATAAAAATAACAGCAAAGACAAACCGGTAAAAACCGGCGATGCTGATATGGCTGGTGCAACAACTGTAGCATGCATCCTCTCCGGAATTGCAGCAGTTGCAATTTTCAAAAAACGCAAAACGGTCTAATCACAAAATATTTTGAAAACACTTGATTTTTCAGGTGAAAAAGGGATATAATTTTTTCGGCGGTCATCTAGACCGCCGATTTTAATATTTCAATTACAGACCTCTGAAAGGACAACAGATATGAATCGGGACACAACTTACTTTTCTCTTTGCAAAAACTCAATTTCAGGTGCTGCCATTCAACACCGGAAAAATCATTATCACTTTTCAAAACATCTTCATACAAGTGTCGAAATCTATTTGATTAAATCCGGTACCTGTGTTATGACAATTGGCAATACCACGATTGAATGTAAACCTGATGATTTTATTATGATTCCGCCAAATGTCGTGCACTCTTTTTATTTAACAGATGAAAATGAATGCAGCTTTTATCATATTCACTTTTTCCCTGAATTTCTATCACATATCACCTTAGAAGAGGACTCATCTGTCAATTTGATGCACTCCTTAATTTTTTGCTGCGCTCCATTTCATCAGCAAAAAACAACGAAAGAACTAAAAGAGCTGATTCTCGCAATCATCCGATTATATAACACCAGTCAGGATTCTACGGTATCTGCCAACATCAATCTATATATTTTACAGCTGGTTCTGCTCATCATGCAGTCCTATAAGACATTATCAAAGGCGCAGTTTCCAGAAAAAATACAGGGGAACTATATTTCATTTACACTGAACTATATAGAACATCATTATATGGATAAAATTCTAATTCCGGATATCGCAAAGGAGCTGAATATCTCTACCCGATATCTCAGCAAGTTATTTTCGCAATATATGAATATTTCTCTCGGAAATTATATCAATGTATACCGCATCAACCGTGCCATTGAGTTGATGGATACGACTACTCTTACTTTTACCGAAATTTCCGGAATGATTGGGCTGAAAGATTCACAGCACTTTTCAAAATTATTTTATAACATCATTGGAACAACGCCCTCTCAATATAAAAAGTTTATCTTAAAACGCAAATAAGGATACCGCCTTCGCCGTATCCTCATTTTTAATATCTTTTATTCACCTTTCAGCATAAACTCTGTCAATCGTTCTATATCGTCCGGTTCATAAGCGACAATCTCCAGTTCCGGAATCTCACTGTTCGAGAAAATATTTGCGATTGAAACGTACTGTGAAAGCTTAGATTTCAAATTTAATCGATCTCCTTCACCTGTTACCAATTCTACTTTCCCGGAACATCTGTCCACCACTTCAAAAAACTTATCTATGTCCGTAATATTTTGCACCTTCATTATACACAACTCCTTTCGCCAGCTTTCGTAGACGCTATCCCCTATTTTCTGTACATGACAATTGCATGTTCCTTAATCTCAATCTTCTCTTCTTTCAGAAGCCGTCCTACTGCACGCTTAAATGCATTCTTACTCATCTGAAATTCTTGCTTAATCACTTCAGGGTCTGCCTTATCTGTAAACGGCAGTTTTCCACCGCGCCGTTCAATTTCTTTCAAAACACTCTCAGCATCTTTGTCCATCTGCATCGGAATCTTATCTCTGACACTCAGATCCAGCTTTCCGTCTTTCTTCACCGCCGTAACTCTCGCTTTTACTGTCTGTCCAATGCGAAGTCTTCCATATACCTCTTTTTTCGGAATCAAAGCGGAATACTGATTATCGACTGCGACAAACAATCCAAAGTTATCACTTGTGTCATAAATAATCCCTTCCACCATATCATCCTTCTGATACGGCGAATCTTTCTTCAACATATCATACACTTTCATCGTTGCGCAGAGACGCTCACTTTTATCAATATAAAGCGCCACAAGACATTGATCTCCCTTTGCCACTTTTACAGTCTGCTCTTTGAAAGGCAAAAACAGATCCTTTTCCAATCCCCAGTCTAAAAATGCTCCAAATTTTCCTGTATCTGCCACTTCAAGCACCGCCAGTTCTCCTAACTCTATCTTTGGCTCATGAGTCGTTGCTATCAGTCTGTCATCGGAATCCTTATACAAAAACACTTCCACAGGATCTCCTATCTCAACCCCTTCCGGAACCTGTCTTTTTGGCAGAAGCACACGATCCTCGTCACTGCCCAGATACACTCCAAACTCTACTTTTTTTACAATTGTCAGTACTTGTTTTTTCCCTAATCTCATCATTTATTTTTTCTCTCCTACAAATTCTACCACAGCGTATGGTCTTTCCTCCATATCGCAAAGTTCCACCACGGTACGGCTTGTTTCTTCGGCAATCTTCGGCAAAATAACATCTCCATAAACCGCTGATTTTTTATACTCTACTCGTACCTGTCTGATCCTCATGTCTTCCCGCAGCACTTCCATCGCCATCTGCACATATTGGCAATTATTTACATGATTGTTTGTATCAATATGATACTTGCGTACCGGGAACGTGTCAACCAAAATCGCTTTTTCCGACAGTTTTATTTTTCTCGGAGCATATTCCATCTCAAGCGCCGATTCCATCCCATATGCTTCCACCTCTTCCTTTCCCGGTTTTGTTGGTCTTCCGGCAGCGAGGTCCATGAACACCCAGATAGAATTGGCATATGCCAGCATTTCCCCTGATTTTGTCTTCATCGAAAAATTCCTCGTCGCATACAGTCCCTTAAAATCAGTTGCCCACGTGCCAGCCTCAATCGCCTCTCCAAGTTCCGGATAACGTTCCACAATAATCTGCCACGCGGAAAGTATCCAGGCTTTCTTCTTCTCTTTCAGATAGTCAATCCCATGTCCGATCTGCTCAGACTGTGCGCTGCTGCAATCTTGAAAATAATTGATGATTCCCGGAAGCGTTATTCTCTTGCTCGTATCACACTCACTGAATCTGATCTGTCCTTCTAACTTATACATCTATTTTTCCTCCGCTATGTAACTTGTCTCCGTCACAATGACGCAACGGTATCTTTGGTCAATCTCCCTTACCTTTTTTCGAAGTGTCCTGCAGATTTCCTTTTGCTTTTCTTTATCATACTGAAATGGAACGAGCATATCAAAGATCAAATTCACCTGCTCATCTCCATCCACCATACGAAAATCATGGATACTCACCTGCGGATCGATTGCTCTCACCGCCTCTTCCAATTTCCTTTTTGCATATAAAACACGCTCGTCTTTCATCTCAATCGGATCCATATGAATGACCAAAAACACACCAAGCTCTTTTGTAGCTTCCCTCTCAATACGGTCGATGATCTCATGAGAGACTTCGATATCCACATCATTTGCCACCTCGGCATGCAGCGAAGCCATACTTCTTCCCGGACCATAATTATGTACAATCAAATCATGTGTCCCAAGGATTCCTTCATGGGATTCCACAAATTTTGTTATCTCTTCATACACATCTTTTGGAACTGCCTGACCAAGCAATGGCTCCAACGTATCTTTTGCGATCCCTACTCCTGCCCACATAACAACAAGAGACACGCCGATTCCTACAATCCCATCAATATTCCAGCCCGAAAACTGAAATACCAGCAATGAGACAACCGTCGCAGATGTTGTGATCACATCGCCCATCGCATCCGCTGCCGTTGCAAGCATCACATTTGAATGAATCCTCGTTCCAAGCTTCTTATTGAACATCCCAAGCCAAAGCTTAATCCCGATGGACAACAATAAAACAATGACAGATACCAGATTAAATTCTATCTCCTGTGGATGTTTTATCTTTCCAACTGCATCTTTAAAAAAAGTAAACCCAACCTGCAACACCAAAAACGCGACAACCAAAGCCGCAATATACTCCATCCTTCCATGTCCGAACGGATGCTCCTTGTCTGCCGGCTTACTCGCAATCTTGACTCCGATAAAGCTGATGATCGATGAACCTGCATCAGATAAGTTGTTAAATGCATCTGCGATAACAGAGATACTATGTATCATCATCCCAATTGTTATCTTCATCAAAAACAATAAAACGTTGCAAAAGATGCCTACCATACTCGCCAGAATTCCATAGCCAGTACGCACAGACACCTTTTCTGTCTTTTCATAATCCTTCACAAAATGTTTTACTAAAAATTCAGTCATGAATTCCTCCAATCACAACTTTGCCTATCATTGAAAGAAGAACCATTTAATCTTGAATTTTGTGCCGGCGGTCACCATCTCATATTCTTCTTCATCCAGTACTTCTTTCAATTCTTCTTTTCCCTCTTCCGGCACAACCGCATTTACCGCATCGATAAAACAGAGATTCGGGTAAAGCACACACCACCAGTTCTGTCCTTTTGCCTCCCCGATCTCA comes from Coprococcus phoceensis and encodes:
- a CDS encoding AraC family transcriptional regulator; the protein is MNRDTTYFSLCKNSISGAAIQHRKNHYHFSKHLHTSVEIYLIKSGTCVMTIGNTTIECKPDDFIMIPPNVVHSFYLTDENECSFYHIHFFPEFLSHITLEEDSSVNLMHSLIFCCAPFHQQKTTKELKELILAIIRLYNTSQDSTVSANINLYILQLVLLIMQSYKTLSKAQFPEKIQGNYISFTLNYIEHHYMDKILIPDIAKELNISTRYLSKLFSQYMNISLGNYINVYRINRAIELMDTTTLTFTEISGMIGLKDSQHFSKLFYNIIGTTPSQYKKFILKRK
- a CDS encoding acyl-[acyl-carrier-protein] thioesterase gives rise to the protein MYKLEGQIRFSECDTSKRITLPGIINYFQDCSSAQSEQIGHGIDYLKEKKKAWILSAWQIIVERYPELGEAIEAGTWATDFKGLYATRNFSMKTKSGEMLAYANSIWVFMDLAAGRPTKPGKEEVEAYGMESALEMEYAPRKIKLSEKAILVDTFPVRKYHIDTNNHVNNCQYVQMAMEVLREDMRIRQVRVEYKKSAVYGDVILPKIAEETSRTVVELCDMEERPYAVVEFVGEKK
- a CDS encoding cation diffusion facilitator family transporter yields the protein MTEFLVKHFVKDYEKTEKVSVRTGYGILASMVGIFCNVLLFLMKITIGMMIHSISVIADAFNNLSDAGSSIISFIGVKIASKPADKEHPFGHGRMEYIAALVVAFLVLQVGFTFFKDAVGKIKHPQEIEFNLVSVIVLLLSIGIKLWLGMFNKKLGTRIHSNVMLATAADAMGDVITTSATVVSLLVFQFSGWNIDGIVGIGVSLVVMWAGVGIAKDTLEPLLGQAVPKDVYEEITKFVESHEGILGTHDLIVHNYGPGRSMASLHAEVANDVDIEVSHEIIDRIEREATKELGVFLVIHMDPIEMKDERVLYAKRKLEEAVRAIDPQVSIHDFRMVDGDEQVNLIFDMLVPFQYDKEKQKEICRTLRKKVREIDQRYRCVIVTETSYIAEEK
- a CDS encoding CvfB family protein; amino-acid sequence: MRLGKKQVLTIVKKVEFGVYLGSDEDRVLLPKRQVPEGVEIGDPVEVFLYKDSDDRLIATTHEPKIELGELAVLEVADTGKFGAFLDWGLEKDLFLPFKEQTVKVAKGDQCLVALYIDKSERLCATMKVYDMLKKDSPYQKDDMVEGIIYDTSDNFGLFVAVDNQYSALIPKKEVYGRLRIGQTVKARVTAVKKDGKLDLSVRDKIPMQMDKDAESVLKEIERRGGKLPFTDKADPEVIKQEFQMSKNAFKRAVGRLLKEEKIEIKEHAIVMYRK
- a CDS encoding discoidin domain-containing protein, with amino-acid sequence MKKKWISAALSLTLASTTITTMMPAYTVHAEKETTQGTTYYVSSSKGDDSNDGTSESKPFKTLEKINKLTLKPGDQVLLEKGSVFNDQYLHLKGSGSAEAPIKVSTYGEGNRPQILTNGQGLWELNYGKHLDNTNHKWHGTVSSSILLKDVEYIEIEGLEITNDRGTKNDPEGDKAYNDADCMDRTGVAGVAKDKGTLDHIVLDDLYIHDVDGNVYNKHMTNGGIYFIVEKPTDENKTGIAKYDDVQIKNCQLDTVNRWGIAVGYTYNWDKFQTAELSDEVMEKYGATNVVIENNYLNNVGGDAITTMYADEPLIQYNVSENSSKQINKTDYSKPQPVLDKVTGEPTGQYQGVGAGRVAAGIWPWKCKNAVFQYNECFRTLNASNGNGDGQPWDADYGDGTNYQYNYSHGNTASTIMFCGYQSVNNTFRYNISQNEDMGPLDPAGNAGNTQVYNNTFYIKEGLNNIWHTSHGNAGPINLENNIFYFAGETPATVENWNPNGNKTYSNNLFYNVSTYPEDANAVKVDAGTKVTENAGSGPSTVADDKQARRHEDPSAETVFDGYKLVQNSPAINAGKIIVDNNGYKVEKDFFGNKVSGIPDIGAHETGTVSLTISSDRFAIDQAKKEITIDTVDKVTAKDLLDSLMTEDGVTVELKRGSSTLTGGVRLAKGDTLTVSCNGESVTYTVVTVTSEVTNEIPVADMTATAGSEETAQDNNGVKNVLDNNLGTIWHTSWNGSNPEDRYVTIELANDYEVSGYVYTPRQDGSGDGASNGTITKYTIYTSNDNETWEEAASGSWAQDKKVKTVTFKEPVKAKYIKLLAVESVRDFATAAEIRLTGTRVYNDTTAPVAPTATATDVTDTTAKISWVPAEADKDIVEYQLMNGDKEIATFDATETSFTVADLKAATEYTLSVYALDEAGNKSDAGNVTFTTKATEEHTHTWGEWTVTKKPTCTTPGEESRTCECGETETREIKATGHTWGDWETTKEPTTDAEGLKERVCKSCDAHETQTIAKLTSKPVTPTTPDKDKDKDKDKDKNNSKDKPVKTGDADMAGATTVACILSGIAAVAIFKKRKTV